The following are encoded in a window of Panicum virgatum strain AP13 chromosome 5N, P.virgatum_v5, whole genome shotgun sequence genomic DNA:
- the LOC120676711 gene encoding probable calcium-binding protein CML41 — MAGIEVSRPSKRLSPKRSGSFKLSLPGLFCGPCKATAVASPPDSPTGGGGSGARSLSSSCASASALSSGTSRGRDRMAELREIFRHFDRDMDGRISGRELRELFASMGDGVLAALGQGLGLDGGEDLMLGFDDFVRIVESKGGEEEEREDLRRAFEAFEAVKGSGRITPRGLQRVLSQLGDEPSAAECEAMIRAYDDDGDGELDFHDFHRMMSQD, encoded by the coding sequence ATGGCGGGCATCGAGGTGTCCAGGCCGTCGAAGCGGCTGTCCCCGAAGCGCAGCGGCAGCTTCAAGCTGAGCCTTCCCGGGCTGTTCTGCGGCCCGTGCaaggcgacggcggtggcgtcgccgccggactcccccacgggcggcggcgggtccggcGCGCGGTCTCTGTCGTCGTCGtgcgcgtcggcgtcggcgttgtCCTCGGGCACGTCCCGCGGGCGCGACCGCATGGCGGAGCTCCGCGAGATCTTCCGCCACTTCGACCGCGACATGGACGGGCGCATCTCGGGGCGGGAGCTGCGCGAGCTGTTCGCGTCCATGGGCGACGGCGTGCTGGCCGCGCTCGGGCAGGGGCtggggctggacggcggcgaggacctGATGCTGGGGTTCGACGACTTCGTGCGCATCGTGGAGAGcaagggcggcgaggaggaggagcgcgaggACCTGCGCCGCGCCTTCGAGGCGTTCGAGGCCGTCAAGGGGTCCGGCCGGATCACGCCCCGGGGGCTGCAGCGCGTGCTCAGCCAGCTGGGCGACGAGCCCTCCGCGGCCGAGTGCGAGGCCATGATCCGCGcctacgacgacgacggcgatggcgagctCGACTTCCACGACTTCCACCGCATGATGAGCCAGGACTag